The window GGCAACGACGAGGCGGTCTGTTCACAGGGCGTGCTCGTCTACCGCGTGCGCAGTGAGACGGAGTCCGGCCGTGGGCCGATCGAGGTCGTCGACGCGAACCCCGCGTCCGCGGCCTGCTGGGACGAATCGGTCTATCCGCCGCTCGCGGACGCGCCGGTCGGCCTCGGGGAGAGCTTCACCGTGCCCGGAGAGGGCGTACGGATCGAAGTGGAGGACCGGACGGCTTCGGGGGCGTGGACCGTGACGATCTCGACGGAGAGCCGAGGGGGCTGAGAGGGCCGAGTGTGTCCGCCCGGCCGGGGCGGGTGCGAGCAGGCACGCGAAAGGCCCCTCGCTTCCACGAGGGGCCTTTCACCGTCTGTGCGCCGCCAGGGACTCGAACCCCGGACCCGCTGATTAAGAGTCAGCTGCTCTAACCAACTGAGCTAGCGGCGCCTGCTGACGTCGTAGACCTTAGCACCCTGATCGGCGGGAGGAAAAATCGATATCGGGGCCGCGGGAGAGGGCTCGGCGGCCCGGTCGGCGGCCTGTCGGCGGGCCGCCGACCGGGCCGCTCGGACCGCCGCCCACAGCAGGATCTCCGGGCCCGGCAGCCAGGGGTCACGGGTGTCGGGGGCGACGAGCCAGCGGGAGTCGGGGCGGGTGGCGGCGGCCGGGGCGGCAAGGGCCGGCGCGGGGACCGTCACCGCGTCGCCGGTGCCGTGGCACAGGAGCGGCGGGATGGCCCGGCCACGGTCGGAGGCGCCGCCGGAGCCCCACTCCTCCCACTCCAGGAGCGAGGGCAGCCGCTGTGCCGTGCCCGGGGCGGCGAACAGGAGAATCCGGCCCCGGTACATGGCCACGGGGCCGGAGCCCGGACCCTCGTCCCACAGCCGGTCCAGCATGTGGCGGCCGAAGACGGCGGGGGCGTTGACGACGTCGAAGGCCGAGCCGCAGGCCAGGACCACAGGGGCGGCGGGCCGGTCCGCCCAGAGGATGCGGGTGCTGCGCGGATACGTTCCTGCCGAGGCGAGCCAGGCGGCGCCCTCAGGAGTGACTCCGGTGACCTCGGTGACGTGGGAGGGCTCGGGGATGCCGGGGGTGTACGGCGTGCCGAGGGCGTCGAACACGTCCGGGAGCGGCTCGACGGTGCCGGTGCCGGGGCCGTGGGGGGCGGTGCTTACCAGGTTCCGATCGCTGCTCATGGCATTCAGGTCTACCGGGGGTGAGCGAGCCGTTCCCCAGGGTTGCCGAAATGGGGGACAGGGCGGGACAGGGTGGAGTATCTTGCCCGCCTGGCATATGCCAGGGATGTTTTCGCGTGGCCCTGGGCGACGACGGAGGGCGCTGAACACCCCGGCCGCGTATCGCGAGACCTCGCTGCCCCGCCTGCGCGTTCTGCTTTGTGCGTCTCGCCCGTGCGTCGCGCCGACGCGTCCCGCCGGTACGTTTCTGCACGGGTGCGGCCCTTGCGCCGTCCGTGTGTCCCCGCCCGGATTCCGCCGGCTGCCTCCCCCCGGGCCTCGCTGACACTCCGCCCGCGCATCCGCGACCGGCCCGCGGTGCGTCCTTGCCCGAGCCCGGGCCATGTGTCCGTGTCCCGCCGGGCCCCGGCCGCGGGCGCTCAGACCGGGTCGGCGTACCCCTCGGCGTCCGCTCCGCGCAGCAGCTCCCGCCCGAACTCGACCATCTTCTTCGCGTAGTCCTCGGTCCACTCGGCCTGCTCGGCGATCGCCGCGGGAGTGAGCCGGTCGAACCGACGGGGATCGGCGAGCTGCGCGGCGGCCATCGCCTGGAACTCGACGGCCCGGTCGGTGGCCGCGCGGAACGCGAGGGTCAGCTCCGTGGCCCGGGCCAGCAGCGCCCGGGGGTCGTCGATCGACTCCAGGTCGAAGAAGTGCTCCGGGTCGGCGGCCGCCTCCGCGGGCTCGAAGAGCAGTGGCGCGGGGCGAAGCCGCGGTTCGTTCCGACGCGGCGTGGGCTCCGCCATGACTTCTCCTCCTCGTGCAGGGGTCGGCCCGTCCTTGTGGGTGGGCCATCGTCCATTGTCCCTTGACCGCGCAAGAGGGCCTCCAGACCCCGGTTGACCGGCCCGGATACGCGCCCCTCACGCACTCCTGCGCCGCTCCTTCACGCCTTCCACGCGACCCGGTGTTCCGAGAGATGGGACAGCACCGCGTGGTTGGCCTCCCAGCCGTCCGGGCTGTATCCGTCTGCCGCCTCCGGCGGCGGGCCGGACTCCGTCCGGCGGCCGGGTCTTCGGGGCGTACCGGTGTTCTTCGGGGCCGGGTGGCGCCTTCGTGTCGTGGCCGCGGCGCCGGACGTGTGTGTCGTGCGCCCCGCTCGTGGCCCCTTCACGCTTTCCACGCGACCCGGTGTTCCGAGAGATGGGACAGCACCGCGTGGTTGGCCTCCCAGCCGTCCGGGAACTTCACCGTGACGCCGAGCTGGACCGGTTCCGTGGAGGGGTGGTCGTCGAGGAGGTCCGTGACGCCCGCTCGGCAGACGACGATGCAGGCGTGGCGGTGCCGGGAGGCCAGGACGCACAGGCGGCCCGTCTCCAGGTGGAAGGCCGTTGCGTCGGGGCGGCCCGACAGGGGATGCAGGACGACGGTCACGTCGAACTCGCGGCCCTGCAGACGGTTCGCCGTGTCGACGGTCACCTCCGGCACACCCAGCTCGGCCAGCGCCGCGCGCACAGCCGCCGCCTGGTCGCGGTGGGCCGTGCCGACCGCGATGCGGTCGGCGGTCAGAGGGGCCGGGTCCGGTGCGCGCTCCGACGTCGCCGCGCCGCCCCGGTCCAGGAGCCGGCGTACGACCAGGGCGAGTGCCCGGATCGCCTCCGGGTCCGTGCGCGGGGTGTGCCGGGCCGGGAGCTCCAGCAGGCCCCAGCCCGATTCCGCCGCCTCGTCGATGACCCGGTCGGGGCCCGAACCGTCCGACGGGACGGCGAAGGCGAGCCGGCGGTCGCCGTGGCCCGTGCCGCTGCGGAACGGCGTGAAGGGATAGAACGCGTCCGAGACCAGCGGCGCCGCCGACGCCGGCAGCCGCCAGGAGACGGGGAGCCGGTGCTGCGGCAGCTCCGGGTTGTGGGCGAGGAGTGTCGTCACGGCCGAGGCCGACGGATCGTAGGACAGCCCCGCCCACTGCTCCGAGCCGACGATCGCGAACGGGTCCAGCTGGCCCGGGTCGCCCACGAACAGCGCCCGCTCGAACAGCCCGGCCACGGCGAGGAGCGCGTCCGAGCGCATCTGGTACGCCTCGTCGACGATCGCGTGCCCCCACGGCTCGACGCCCTTGACGTGCGCCCACTTCGCGGCCGTCGAGATGACCACGTCGAGCCCGGCCAGGTCCCCGGCCTTCGCGGACTTGCGGACGTGTGGCAGGTCGTCGAGCGCCTTGTCGTACGGGTCGGAGTCGCTGCTGTGCAGCCGGCCGACGGGCAGCTCGGGGTTCTTCTCGGCCAGCCGCAGCACCAGGTCGTCGACCTGCGCGTTCGTCTGGGCGATGACCATCAGCGGGCGCCCCGCCTCTGCCAGTTCGAGCGCGGCCCGCACCACGAGCGTGGACTTGCCGGCGCCGGGCGGCGAGTCCACCACGACCCCGCGGTCCGTCCCGCGCAGGGTGTCGCGCAGGATCGCGTCGGTGGCGCGGGCGGCCTCGGCCCCCGGGTCGAACACGGTCGTCACAGGACGTCCTCCTCGGTCACGGCGTCGGGCCGCGGGGCGGCGTCGGTCTCTCCGGGCGGCCCGCCGTGCGTCCACGGCGTGTCCTCGGGGTCGGGCAGCTTCGCGCCTCCCCGCTGCTCGTGCTCGAAGAGCGTGAAGCAGAGGAGGTCGCCCTTCTCCGGCACGGATCCGGGCTCGGGCTCCTTGCCGCGGCCCATCTTGTCGACGACGCGCAGCACGACGAGCGTGCCGCCCCGCCCGGCGGCGGCGTCGTACCCGGAAGAGCCGCCCGGGTCCGGGGAGCCGCCCGAGCCGCCCGAGCCGCTGGAACCGAGGGCGCTGTCGGAGCCGGGGGAGTCGCCGGAGGCGTCCGCCCCGAGCGCGCCGCTCGCCCCGGGAGATCCGTCGTCCTCGTACCCCACGAACTCCGCCGCCTGCGGCTTTCCGCCGAGCGAGCGGAAGACCTTGGCCCGCTCGCCGAGATGCGGCCGGTCGTCCGTGCGCACGGTCACCAGGGGGCGCGGGCTGGGCCGCTTCCCCTCGCTGTACGCCATCACGACATCGGTGACCTCACCCGCGAAGGCCTCGCCCGCGAGCCGCCGTCCGGCCATGACGAGCGGGTCGTCGAGGGCCTCCTGCGCCTCCAGGCGGGCCTGTTCGCGCTCGCGCGTGGCGAGTTTGTTCGCCGCCGTGACCGCGTCGTCCCGGCGCGGCTGTGGCGGCTCGCCGGCGAGGACCCGGTCCCGGTGACCGGTGAACGACCAGCGGTCGCGGGTCCACCGGTCGGCGGCGCGCGGACCCTCGGGCAGGGCCCGCAGCAGGTCCAGTCCGTGCCACACCGCGTCCCACGTGGGGCGGGTGCGGCTCGCCACCAGCTCGCGGACGTGCCGCTCGGCGGCCGTGAGCTCACCGAGCCGGTCGTCCGCCTCGATGCCGTCCTCGGCGGCCGCGAGCGACGTACGCGCGCGGTCGTAGCGCTCGATGGCGGGAGCCAGCAGTTTGTTGTCGAAGGCCGGGTCGGTGGCGGGCCCGGCGGGCGGGTGGACGAGCTGCCCCTGGGCGTCCCGCAGCAGCTCGGCCCGCAACGCCGCCTCGGCGCCGGACCCGTCGTCCGGCGGGTCGATCCAGGCGAGGAGCGCCCCCAGGTGCTGGTCCTCCAGGGTGGACTGACCGGTGGCCCAGTGCCGTGACAGCACGTCCGTGAGCGCGAGCAGGAGCGACGAGCCCGGCACCCGGGCGCGCTCTGCGTAGTGCGTGAACCACCGTCCGAGCAGCGGCACGCGCGGCGGCGCCGGATGCGGTGTCTCCGGGTCCTGCTCGGCGGTGCGCCTGAAGCGCATGGAACGCCCGAGCAGCCGTACGAAGTCGACACCGGCCCGGCTCGGCACGATCAACTGCGGTGCGTCCGCGCACAGCTCGACCTCGACCTTGACCCGCTTGCCGGTCTCCGGGTCGGTCTCGCTGCGCTCGGCGGCCTCGACGTCCTGCGCGTAGTCGTCGATGTACGGCAGGACGACGCCCGCCAGTTCCGCGAGGAACGCGAACCTCAGGTCGCGGTCCCGGGGCTGCGGCACGACCAGCAGCCGCGGCGCGTCGCGGTCCGTGCCGACGAGTGCGCCCAGCGGGGCGCCGGCCTCCCCGGCGGTGGTGAGCGGCACGAGGACGAGCGGCCGCTCGACGAGGTGCCGGTGCCGGACGGTGGCGAGGGGCTGGGCCCGGCCGCTCTCCACGGCCTCCAGCCGGGCGAGGGTCGTGATCAGCGACATACGGCTTCCTCCCGGCCGGTTCGCCCGGCGAGCGGTGAGGGGCCGCCCGCGAGTCGGTCGGGGCCGGTCGCGCAGCTCTCCGCGCCGCCCACGACGGGGGCCGCGACGCCCAGTGCCTCGGCTCGCAGCCTCGCCGCCCTGCGCAGTGCCGCGACCGTCGGGTCGGCCGGGTCGCCCAACTCGCCGCGGGCCGCCGACAGGACGTCGCCGACCGACGTCAGGCCGCCGAGCTCGGCCCGCAGGGACCGGCCGAGCGAGGTCACCGCGCCCTGCGCGCGGGAGCGGTCGCGGCAGTGGAAGGCCAGTTCGCACGCGGAGAGGCACTCGGGGGCGTAGGTCGCCGGGACCGACTCCACCGCCGCCGTCAGGTCGGCGGCAGGGAGGTCGGGGGCGAAACAGGTGCCCTCGGGGAGCGCGTCGGCGATGTCCTCGATGCGGGTGAGGCGGTCCAGCTGGCGGCGGGTCACCGAGCGCTGCTTGCGGACGTCCACGGCGGACGCGGTCGGCAGGTTGGAGAAGTCCTTCGGGCAGACCAGCAGCACCGTGTGCCGCACCTCGGGCGGGGGATCCAGCCGCTCCGCGACGCGCTCCAGCGCCAGTACGTACACCGCGGCCTGGCGGGCCGCCGCGCCCACCTTGGCCGCGTCCGCCGAACCGTCCAGCATCGGGAAGGACTTGATCTCGACGACCGTCCAGCCGCCGTCGGGATGCACGACCACCGCGTCCGGCTCCAGGAAGGCGGGGGAGCCCGCCACGTCCAGGGCGAGCAGCGGGTGGTCGAGCAGCGTCCAGCCGCCCGCCGCGGTGGCCTCCCGCAGGGCCAGGGCCGTACGGGCCGTGCGGCCCTCGGGGCCGACGGCGGTGAGGTCGGGAACGGCTCCGGCGGTGGGCGGCTCGGCCTGCGCGTCCAGCCTCTCGTGCACGAGCCGCAGCAGCTCCGCGCCTCCGTCGGCCTTGACCCGCGCCTCGAAGGCGTTGCCCCGCATGAACGCGAACTGTGACTGGCCGAAGGCCGACGGCGAGCCGAGCGCGCTCGCCAGCACCGCCTTGTTCACGCCCGCCCCGTCGAGGATCGCGCGCCGCCGGCAGCCCGGATTCGCGGCGAGCGCCGCGAGGGCGCGCGCGTCCAGCGGCTGCGGCGGGACGGCCGGACCGCGCAGCTCAGCGAGCCGCTGCCGGAGTCCCGTCCCCGGCGTCGGTGGGACTCGCTCCCGGTTCGGCTCCCGGCTCGGCGGCACCCGGGGTGGCTGGGACCTTGCGCTGTCGGGGAATTCGCTCACTCGCGGAAGTCTGGCACCCCGCACTGACAATTGAGGAACCTGCGCCGTGCGGGACGCCTGTGGGGCCGCCGCGGGCATGCGGGAAGGGCCGGATCCCGAACCGCGCCCGGACCGTGTCCGCGAGCCGCAGCACCGGCCGGGTCAGCAGGAACCCGACGCCCATGACGGCGAAGCCGGCCACCGCGTCGAGGAAGTAGTGGTTGGCGGTGCCCATCACCACGATCGTCGTGATCAGCGGATACAGGACGCCCGCGACCTTGGTGAGCCGTGTGCCGCCGTACATCCAGAGCATCACACCGCACCACAGGGCCCAGCCGCAGTGCAGGCTGGGCATCGCCGCGTACTGGTTGGTCATGCCGCCGAGGCCGCGGGGCGCGCTCGCCTCGCCGCCCCACCAGCCGTAGTCGCTGTACTGGGCCATCGTGTCGACGAACCCGTGGCCCGCCGACAGCAGCCGCGGCGGGCAGGTCGGCAGCAGCGTGAAACCGATCAGGCCCATGAACGTGGACGTCATCAGCCAGGTCCTGGCGGCTCTGTAGCGCACCGCACGCGACCGGAACAGCCAGACCAGGACCGCGGGCGTGACCAGGTAGTGCAGTGACGCGTACCAGAAGTCCGCCGGGATGCCGATCCACGGCTCACGCGTGAAGAGACGGTTCAGCGGGTGCTCGGCGTTGAGAAAGAAGAACTTCTCGACGCGCAGGATCGCCAGGCCGTGGTCGACGGCGCTGGTCACGTCCCCGCGCGCAAGCAGCCGTCCTGCCGAGTACGCCCCGTACACCAGCAGGATCAAAGGCAGCTCGGTCCACCAGCGGAGGCGGGTACGTGGCGCCGCCTCGGTGCTCGGTGCATCGGTCAGCAGCATCCGATCCCTCCCCCTCCTGCTTTCCCCCGGTCGCAGTTCCGCGGACCAATGTACGGTCTGTGCGCTTCCCGTATGGGGGCGCCCCCGGTGCTCAAAGACGCAGAGATCGCTCTCGGGGTTGCTCCACGGGCACGTGCGAGATGATGGAGTGATCCACCCCTCGTTCTCCTGCGGTTCACCGCTCGCTCCTCCCGGAAGGGCCCCCTTCATGGCACCGCGCATCCTGCTGGCCCGGCACGGACAGACGGAATGGTCGCTGTCCGGCAAGCACACCGGCAGGACCGACATCCCGCTCCTGGACGAGGGCAGGCGCGGCGCCAAGCTGCTCGGCGAGCGTCTGCGCCGGGCGCCGCTGAACGGACTTCCCGGAGCGGAGGTCCGCACCAGTCCGCTGGCACGCGCGCGTGAGACGTGCGAACTCGCCGGTTTCGGTGACCGCGCGGCCCCCTGGGACGCGCTCATGGAGTGGGACTACGGCGCCTACGAGGGCCTGACCCCGGACGAGATCCGGGCCGGCCGTCCCGACTGGCTGATCTGGCGGGACGGGGTGCCCCGGGGCGAGACCCTCGCGGAGGTCACCGCGCGCGCGGACGAGGTGGTCGAAACGGTCCGCTCCGGGGACCGTGACGTGCTGGTCTTCGCCCACGGCCACATCCTGCGCTCGATCGGCGCCCGCTGGCTCGGCCTCGGCCTGGACTTCGGGGCCCGCGTCCGCCTCAACCCCACGTCCCTCTCGGTCCTGGGCTGGGCCTACGGAGAGCCCGCGATCGAGACCTGGAACGACTGCGGCCACCTGACCGCGTGACCCCGCCGCCCCGGCCCGCGCACGGACTCCCGCTATGCCGTCCGTGGCAGGGCCCCGTGGCGTTCGAGGAAGTCCGAGACTCCCGAGGCGCGGCGGTGCGGCAGCAGGACCCTGGCCGTTCCCGCCAGCATCGTCTGCACCCGGGACGACTGGACCTCGTCCAGCAGGTCCAGGACGCGCAACCCGGCCGCGGCGGCCTCGTCGGGGTGCCCGGCGCGGGCGAGGTCGTCGGCGAGTTCGGCCGTGTAGAGCGCGAGATTGCGCGTGAAGTGCGGGTCCTGGAGCCGGGTCGCCCGGCGAGCCTGGTGGGCGGCGCGCGGCCAGTCGCCCAGCGTCGACCAGCACTGCGCTTCAAGCCCTGCCAGTTCGGCGTCTCCGTAGAAGCTCATCCACTCCGGATCGGCGTCACAGGGGCCGCGCCCGTACAGGGCCTTCGCCCGCGTCAGCGCCTGCTCGCAGCCCGTCCGGTCGGCCAGCC of the Streptomyces aurantiacus genome contains:
- a CDS encoding bifunctional DNA primase/polymerase, which translates into the protein MSSDRNLVSTAPHGPGTGTVEPLPDVFDALGTPYTPGIPEPSHVTEVTGVTPEGAAWLASAGTYPRSTRILWADRPAAPVVLACGSAFDVVNAPAVFGRHMLDRLWDEGPGSGPVAMYRGRILLFAAPGTAQRLPSLLEWEEWGSGGASDRGRAIPPLLCHGTGDAVTVPAPALAAPAAATRPDSRWLVAPDTRDPWLPGPEILLWAAVRAARSAARRQAADRAAEPSPAAPISIFPPADQGAKVYDVSRRR
- a CDS encoding AAA domain-containing protein, with amino-acid sequence MTTVFDPGAEAARATDAILRDTLRGTDRGVVVDSPPGAGKSTLVVRAALELAEAGRPLMVIAQTNAQVDDLVLRLAEKNPELPVGRLHSSDSDPYDKALDDLPHVRKSAKAGDLAGLDVVISTAAKWAHVKGVEPWGHAIVDEAYQMRSDALLAVAGLFERALFVGDPGQLDPFAIVGSEQWAGLSYDPSASAVTTLLAHNPELPQHRLPVSWRLPASAAPLVSDAFYPFTPFRSGTGHGDRRLAFAVPSDGSGPDRVIDEAAESGWGLLELPARHTPRTDPEAIRALALVVRRLLDRGGAATSERAPDPAPLTADRIAVGTAHRDQAAAVRAALAELGVPEVTVDTANRLQGREFDVTVVLHPLSGRPDATAFHLETGRLCVLASRHRHACIVVCRAGVTDLLDDHPSTEPVQLGVTVKFPDGWEANHAVLSHLSEHRVAWKA
- a CDS encoding phosphatase PAP2 family protein, encoding MLLTDAPSTEAAPRTRLRWWTELPLILLVYGAYSAGRLLARGDVTSAVDHGLAILRVEKFFFLNAEHPLNRLFTREPWIGIPADFWYASLHYLVTPAVLVWLFRSRAVRYRAARTWLMTSTFMGLIGFTLLPTCPPRLLSAGHGFVDTMAQYSDYGWWGGEASAPRGLGGMTNQYAAMPSLHCGWALWCGVMLWMYGGTRLTKVAGVLYPLITTIVVMGTANHYFLDAVAGFAVMGVGFLLTRPVLRLADTVRARFGIRPFPHARGGPTGVPHGAGSSIVSAGCQTSASERIPRQRKVPATPGAAEPGAEPGASPTDAGDGTPAAAR
- a CDS encoding histidine phosphatase family protein, translated to MAPRILLARHGQTEWSLSGKHTGRTDIPLLDEGRRGAKLLGERLRRAPLNGLPGAEVRTSPLARARETCELAGFGDRAAPWDALMEWDYGAYEGLTPDEIRAGRPDWLIWRDGVPRGETLAEVTARADEVVETVRSGDRDVLVFAHGHILRSIGARWLGLGLDFGARVRLNPTSLSVLGWAYGEPAIETWNDCGHLTA